The Lolium perenne isolate Kyuss_39 chromosome 6, Kyuss_2.0, whole genome shotgun sequence genome segment TATAATACATTACACAACCCAATTGGTCGGTAATCTTTTAACTCCATTGGATTATCAACTTTTGGTATAAGAACTATAGACGTATCATTGACTCCATCAGGCATAAAACCTGTAGCAAAGAAATGAGCAACTGCCTGAACCACCTCATCTCTCAGGAGATCCCAATTCCTTTGATAAAACCTCGCATGAAAACCATCAGGCCCCGGTGCTTTTATTGGACCAATCTGAAAAACCGCATCAGAAATTTCCTCAAAAGAGAAGTTCCTACACAGCTGCTCGTTCATTGCATCAGTAATTTGAACCGGGGTAAGGTTGGTAATGGCCTCTGCATTTAGAGACGGGTCCCGAGTATACAAGGATTTGAAATATGACACGGCCATACGCTGCATCTCTGTAGGGACAGTTTGAACAACACCATTATCATCTCGAAGTTTATCAATCTTATTCCTCCGAGCTCTCCAAACAGCGCGATGATGGAAATACTTGGTATTGCGGTCACCTTCTTTCAACCAGTCAATTCTTGACCTTTGAAGCCAGATCATTTCCTCCCTATACAAGATTTCATTCATCAAATCTGTGGTAGTTCTGATCTCCTCTCGTGGAGCATCATCCAAGTGTAGTTGCTCCAATTTTCCCCTCAACCTAGCTAGCTCACGTGTCACATTACCGAACTTGCCTCGCCCCCATGCATGTAGTTTCTGCATTAAGGAGCCGAGGCCTTTATTAATTTCGCCAAGGTCGGTCTTGTGACCTAAACCCCTCCACTCTCGGTCTATGATTTCCTTCAGAGCCGAGTCAGTCTCCCAAAAAATCTCGTACTGCAGGGCCTTCCTTGACGGTCTTTCTCTTACCTCCCTCGTCAAGGATAGCATAATGGGTGCATGGTCCGAACACGGGGAGACCAAGTGTACCACCGTAGCAGCTGAATAAATATCTCTCCATTCATCATCCGCCACGGCACGATCTAGGCGAACACGAACATTATGTATGCCAGCCCGTTTATTGTCATATGTAAAAGGTAGGCCAGAAAAACCAAGATCTTTAAGCTCGCAAATCTGAAGACAATCTCTGAACGCTGCCATTTGTGGATCGGGCCTTTGTCGAGATGAAAAATGCTCGTACTGCCATAACGCCTCATTAAAGTCACCCAGTACTACCCATGGCAAAGATGAAGTAGCCTTGAGCGCCATCAACTGATCCCACATGCGATACCGATTCTCCACTCTTGGTTCGCCATAAACAAAGGTCACGTGAATAAGGGGCTCATTCGGTGAAGTCCGAATAAAGGCATCAATGTATCTATTAGTTGCCTCCTTAATATCAACATAATAACTTTCGTGCCAAAAAAGAGCCAAACCACCGCTCATACCATTGCTGTCCACACTAGCAAAGCCTTGGAGACCAAGACGATTCCGTAAGCGACGAACACGAGAACCTTTTTGCCgagtctcacacaaaaaaaaatagctGGAAACGATGTGCCCTTTGCAGAACACAAACCTCTCGAACTGTGGCGGAGTTTCCGACACCGCGACAATTCAGACTACACCAATTCATCGCTGTCTACCAAGCCAAAACCGAGCAGTACACGCTGCTCCACAAACGAATCACAGAAAAACTTTACCAGTTTGGTACGGATCCAGAGAACAGGACACCAGCAGGCCACGTACCTCCACAAACTATCACAAAAAGCTTCGTAAGATTGGAACGAAGCCACAGAAAACTCACCGCCGGAAGCGATCCAGGGGAGGAAGGAGACCCTAGACGGGTACTAGAATCAGCCGTGTCCAGCCAGGCACCGGAGGAAGTGGCCGCCGGCAGCGGCAGCAGTCGCGCCCTAGGGCGCTCCCATGATCGCCAGATCGCGAGAGAAAAACGCTTCGTTCCTAGACCTATATTAAGTAACACACAAGTTGATGAACTGTGAACGCAGAATAGCAAGTGGCGATGTATTTATATAGGAGTAACATCATGTGTATGCTGAGAAAAGACTGACATTCATAGATGGATAGATATAAGCTTGCATCGTGTCCATTTTTCATGGTCTCATTTCTGATCCATAAGCTTATATATAGGCATTGAACCGTGCACCGATTACATTAGTCACACTTGTAAACTGATGACCAATTAGCTGATCTACAAAAGAAGCTACTACTGCAACTACTACTAATTAATTGACCAATATCTCCATTTCACCAACCAATCAACCAAGCTGTATGTACACAATCCCAATATTTTTCTTTCGGTTGCAGTTACTGCAAAAACTCTTCTTACGAATCTATGACCCCCTCATTTTACTTACACCAAATTATTCCGGTATAAACGCACGCGCATGCTCTGTTTTCCTTTCATTTTGGAAATGCATGCACCAGCATAAGAAATTAAGCGCAAGGGACTCTACTCCTCGCCACCATTATTTGGTTGCTTCTCCATGACAAATTCGTGTTGCCTTTCTGTATAAGTTGTTTGTAATGGAGGGCCGGAGGAATAAGATGCCATATGCTTGTTCATCACATGATGCTAGTCTCTTACTACTGTGCTGCCTGAGAAATGCTTAGAGAGAAGGTTGTGTTTCAGGTTCATCACCAGTCTGAAGATCACGTAGCACGGTAATTGCATGAATGCTACCGCAAAGTACCTGCACAACACGTTCAGAGGAGAAAACTTGGTTAAGCCTGTGATCACAGGAAATTAAATTAATAAAATGTACGCGAAACCTTTTGATCGACGATATTTTTGCTATTGTTTAGTGGTAATGAGAAATTACCACAAAGGTGCCAGATTAGCTGAGAGGTCGAGAAATGGGTAGGGCCACCTATAAATATTCAAACAAGTGTTCAGTGAAAGGAAGAATATGTGCAAGTAGTTATCTCTCTAGAAAGGGATGGAAGCTGAAAATATTACCAGATTGGGGTTGATGCATGGACAATCCACTGGAATACGACATAAAGTGCAGTCCATAGGAAGAAATATGCAATCCGGAACCATGGGAAACGCTGTAAAAAAATTATGAATTGGAAGGAAATGTCGTGAGTAAAGCTGTAAAAACCATGTATCAACTTTCTTGGGTGATGAGGTTCATCCATTTACCAGGCTATTCAGGGACGCTTCGCCGAGCAGGAAAACAGCGTTGACCGAGTGCATTCCTATCAGCAACTGTCAGAAGAGGATCAAGTCAGCAAACTGATTACTGTCAATTAAACGATAGGCATGGAAGTAGTGAAATTAACAAGCATACTCACAAAATTCATGCTGTAATCTTTGACAGTAAGGAATGGGAAAATGATGAACCAAAACACACAATCTGTAAGCATCACAGCTCCTGCGTTTGTCTGTCATCAGAGATAGAGATGTCAGAATACAAGTTTGGTGAAACCATAGTGAATTGATAACAATTGTCTTGCATAAGCTGCTTGATTATTAAAAAAAGCTTTCCTTTTTTAGAAAATAGGGACAGCTGAAAACCAATAAAAACTTGATTAAACTCTTTTTCTGAAACTGAAATATGGTGCTCCTGCCCAGTCCTAGAAAATAACTGAAAATTTGTTTGTGAAGAccaatattatcggagattcacggGAAGCTGTAGCTATGAGGTTTACTGTGGAAATATGTACTGATCCCAATCCATGTTTATCTTAGCCTAGGAAGTTATCCAGTCATAACTCTGATACAGTTACCTATCAAATCAACTGATTAAAAAAAGAAACAATTTGTCTTTATTCCTGTTGCTACTTCTAAAAAGGCCAACTCTACGCTTGAGATATGGGGTAAGGGTGATCAAGCCCTTCAGGTGCAAGGAACTATGAGATTGGGCATTTGTGCTGGACCAACAACCATGGTGGCTCTTATGTAGGATCTGACAGACAAAGATGCTATGTggtcacatctgatctttgggaaCAGAATCCAATTCAGCAGAGCACAATTATAAACATACTTTAGTTTCTGGTGCATGATGTTAACCACCCAAGAGCACTAATAATTGCACATGAAAAGCAAAAATTAGACCACCTCCTCCATGCAGTGCAATGCAATGCAGATGTGATGCCAGTGCAGATGTCCCTCTCATATAGGAAATCTAGAAAGGTTCCAAGTGGCCAATAtttcagagtttatggttagtatGGAAGCCTCTATACCTGGTAAATGATCTGGAGCAGGTACCCCCAGAATCCAGCGATCTCTCTCGTTCCATCATCCTCTTCATCGGCGGTTGGTTTATTGCCAGCTCCGTGGGCGGCATAGGGCCCCAGCTCGGTGTCCGTCGCCGCCGCAACGGCATTCCAGTCGGAAAATTTGCTGCATCCGTAGATCGACAGCGCTGTGGCAAGCTGAACAATTCACAGAGAAAAACATATTATTTTCAGATAAGGATCTTGTGGACGTGGAAGACGTCGACATGAATCATTGTGTCTGATGAATTCGTTCAAGAGACAGATCATTTCGCTTACCCCGAAGTAAATCGTCACCAGCATGAAGGTCCACCTGCGCAATAGACAGTTGAACAACCACTTAGTACATGCTGATGCTACTGAGAGCAGAATCACAAACACCAGGAAGCTAAGTATCACATTTTTGCAGACAACTTTGATGCTACCAGCCAGTTACACCTCATTTTATATCTTTCCAAAAGAAAAGCACACCAGAGATTTCCCTCCCTCCAAAAAGTAATAACAGCAGATCAAAGTGGGGCTGTTAAACTAATCAGATATCAGAAAAATCTTCAATGGAACAGGTATTCCCACAACACTGACCACTGTCCTGTCTATGTTTAGTTGTGATGTTGTACTGCACGAAAAGATTGTTTCTTAAATGTGCTTGACAACACATGTCCTATGAGCTCCTCTTGCAATTATTAAGTTGAAGTACTGCATCATCAATAAAACCGCCTTCGAATTTCAAAATGCATTGATACACCAGAAAAATTGTAGTACTGAAAATGAAGGCCCTATAGGCGAGGAGTCGCTTGCTGTAGAAGCTAGGTAGCAAACTGTTGCTAGCCATCAGTTGTGCACAGTGGAACAATATATCAATTGAAAAAGAATTTGCTTGACATTCTGAATGCTCCTAATACATTTAGAATGATCAGTAGTTGAtgtaatcatgagaaatctctcACTTTATTCCCGGAACTAAATTTCAAATTTACAAGAGGAGAGAACATATGCCAAAGTTCGTGACCAAACCACATTGCAGTTTTCAGCTCCAGTTAATTTACAGCATGACAGGTTTTTTTTTTGAGCCTACAGCATGACAGGTTTTTTTTGAGCCTACAGCATGACAGGTTTAATTTAATGGAAAGCACCAATCTTTCATCCAACTTTGCATCTATATAAAGTCGCCCAAGTAGAAAAAATATATTTTCCTGGCTCTCAAAACAAAAAAATGGTTTTGGAACGGAAGAAAGATTTTAATCGAGAAAGATAAAATTTGCATCTACCAAAACGCCCTAGTACCATGTGAAATGAAACGCCCAAGTACCATGTCAAATGAAAAGAGTTTTTGAGAAAAAAAAAGATGAACAGAGGAGTATTAAAAGAGAGGAGCAGTGGGAGAATACTGTGTGTAGTAGCAGAAGATGTACACTGGAGTAGAAAAACACGGttttgaaaagaaaagaaaaagatgcATATACTGTATTAAAAGAAGCAGCCGGAGGTGAAAACGATGGCTTTGTAGTAGCAGAGTGAGCTTACTGTGTGTAGTAGTAGAAGATGCTGCCTCCGTCggagatgacgatgacgatgaggagGCTGAAGAGGACGAAGAAGGAGACGAGCCTGTACGCGAGGAGCCACGCCGGGTGGATGTCCCGGAGGCAGGGCCGCCACGCCTCGTCATCGTACAGCAGCCCGTCGGGCCTCCTATTCCTCCGCTCCTTGTCGACGGCGCCGCCCGGGCGGCGGTGCGCgccgggcccctcgtggcgccagaTGAGGTAGGCCGCCGCGACGACGCAGCAGAGCACCCAGAGCCCGCACACGGCCACCCGCCACTGCAGCCAGAAGTGCAGGTCCGTGGTGTCCGCCCCCGCCGCCGTCGGCTGCCAGGACCGCGTCGTCGAGCCCCCCGCTGTGAACCGCATCGCCTCCCCGCTAGACGCCTTCAGTCGGTCCCTGCCAGCATGCGCGCGCTCGCCGCGGCAGGAAAGAAACGGCACAGAATCTCTTCAGTTCTTGCAATGCAGGCGCTCTGCTTCGGTCTGCCTCCGTACGTTTCAGGCTAAAGAAGACGGAGACGAGGATGGCAATGCAGGGGGAGGGTCGCAACAAACTAACAGACAGGGAGGCTGCACGCGAGTGGCATGCGGCAGGGGAGGCTCggacgcgatcgaggaggaagaagaaagaaacAGAGGTGGTGGTGTGTGGCGTGAGCTGGGAAAGATGCCGCGCGAGCTTGGCGTCACAAGATAGATGTGCCTAGCTTCCTTCGTCGCTCACACTCGCTTAACCAACGATGGAAGAAAGAAACAGACAATGCTTGTACCAATCTGGCAATCTATCTAGCAGTAGTATCTTGCAATGTGAGGAGGGGATTGGAGGGAGATGCTTGGAGGCCAGGAGGAGATAAAGGTAAGAAGAGGGGAGGTGCTGGCCCAAGGTGTTTGTGGGGTTGGGGGAGAATGAGATGCTTTGCTTCTCCCTTTCCTTCCACCCTTTGCACCGGAGTGAGGGGAATCGGGGATGATGAAAATCAGATAGATGGTAAAAGGATGGATTTGAGTTCAAGGACACTTCGATCATTATACACAATATTTTCGTAGTCGCGTTGAATGTATTGGCAAGTGTCACTAAGGTGGTATCTTGTACATTCAAGTGATGGGAGTTTAGGATTTTCTTTGCTTGTCAAACTTTGTCCCACTTTTTCCGAACTGATTTTAATTTC includes the following:
- the LOC127308560 gene encoding uncharacterized protein; this translates as MRFTAGGSTTRSWQPTAAGADTTDLHFWLQWRVAVCGLWVLCCVVAAAYLIWRHEGPGAHRRPGGAVDKERRNRRPDGLLYDDEAWRPCLRDIHPAWLLAYRLVSFFVLFSLLIVIVISDGGSIFYYYTQWTFMLVTIYFGLATALSIYGCSKFSDWNAVAAATDTELGPYAAHGAGNKPTADEEDDGTREIAGFWGYLLQIIYQTNAGAVMLTDCVFWFIIFPFLTVKDYSMNFLLIGMHSVNAVFLLGEASLNSLRFPWFRIAYFFLWTALYVVFQWIVHASTPIWWPYPFLDLSANLAPLWYFAVAFMQLPCYVIFRLVMNLKHNLLSKHFSGSTVVRD